A window from Apteryx mantelli isolate bAptMan1 chromosome 27, bAptMan1.hap1, whole genome shotgun sequence encodes these proteins:
- the SRRM1 gene encoding serine/arginine repetitive matrix protein 1 isoform X5, translating into MDAGFFRGTSAEQDNRFSNKQKKLLKQLKFAECLEKKVDMSKVNLEVIKPWITKRVTEILGFEDDVVIEFIFNQLEVKNPDSKMMQINLTGFLNGKNAREFMGELWPLLLSAQENIAGIPTAFLELKKEEIKQRQIEQEKLASMKKQDEDKEKRDKEDKDNREKRDRSRSPRRRKSRSPSPRRRSSPVRRERKRSHSRSPHHRTKSRSATPAPEKKEATPEPEPSLKPKETIVQEATSNSDIPKVPKPEPPVPETKETSPERNSKKEREKEKEKTRQRSPTRSKSRSRSRSRSPSHSRPRRRHRSRSRSYSPRRRPSPRRRPSPRRRSPPRRMPPPPRHRRSRSPVRRRRRSSASLSGSSSSSSSSRSRSPPKKPPKRTVSSPPRKTRRLSPSASPPRRRHRPSPPASPPPKPRRSPTPQQSNRARKSRGSVSPGRASATKHKSTEKRESPSPAPKPRKAELSESEEDKGGKMAAADSVQQRRQYRRQNQQSSSDSGSSSSSEEERPKRSNVKNGEVGRRRRHSHSRSPSPSPRKRQKESSPRRRRRSPSPPPARRRRSPSPAPPPRRRRSPSLPRRRSPSPPPRRRSPSPRRYSPPIQRRYSPSPPPKRRTTSPLPPPKRRASPSPQSKRRVSHSPPPKQRSSPAAKRRSPSVSSKHRKGSPPSRSNREARSPPQNKRHSPSPRPRASHTSASPPPLRRGASASPQRRQSPSPSTRPIRRVSRTPEPKKTKASTPSPRSARRVSSSRSASGSPEPAPKKHQGPPSPTRSRSPSANWSPAKKAKSPTQSPSPARNSDQEGGGKKKKKKKDKKHKKDKKHKKHKKHKKEKAAAAAAAAAVAAADTTSTQEDQEAETEPKKETESEAEDNLDDLEKHLREKALRSMRKAQVSPPS; encoded by the exons ATGGACGCGGGGTTCTTCCGC GGAACAAGCGCAGAACAGGACAATCGCTTCAGCAACAAGCAGAAGAAGCTGTTGAAGCAGTTGAAATTTGCAGAATGCCTAGAAAAGAAG GTGGACATGAGCAAAGTAAATCTGGAAGTAATCAAACCATGGATAACAAAACGAGTAACAGAAATCCTTGGATTTGAAGATGATGTAGTAATTGAATTTATATTCAACCAGTTGGAAGTGAAG AATCCAGATTCCAAAATGATGCAAATCAACCTGACTGGTTTTTTGAATGGAAAAAATGCTAGGGAGTTCATGGGGGAACTGTGGCCACTGCTGTTAAGTGCACAAGAAAACATTGCTGGTATTCCAACTGCCTTTCTGGaactgaagaaagaagaaataaaacagcgACAG ATAGAGCAAGAGAAACTGGCTTCTATGAAGAAACAAGATGAAGACAAGGAGAAGAGGGATAAGGAAGATaaagacaacagagaaaaaaGAGACAGATCCAGGAGTCCAAGAAG ACGCAAATCAAGGTCTCCTTCCCCTAGAAGGAGATCATCGCCTGTCAGAAGAGAGCGTAAACGCAGCCATTCTCGCTCCCCTCATCACAGAACCAAGAGCCGTAGTGCTACTCCTGCACCAGAAAAGAAAGAGGCGACTCCTGAGCCAGAACCCTCTCTGAAACCAAAGGAGACTATTGTTCAAGAGGCAACATCAAATAG tgatATCCCCAAAGTTCCCAAACCTGAACCTCCTGTACCAGAGACTAAGGAAACTTCACCAGAACGTAAttcaaaaaaggagagagagaaggagaaagagaagaccCGACAAAGATCCCCAACTCGGTCTAAATCAAGGTCAAGATCTCGGTCACGTTCCCCATCTCATTCTAGACCAAGAAGGCGTCATAGATCACGGTCAAG GTCTTACTCCCCTAGAAGGCGACCAAGCCCAAGACGACGACCATCTCCAAGGAGGAGGAGTCCTCCGAGACGAATGCCTCCCCCACCCAGACACAGAAGAAGCAGATCCCCTGTGAGGCG GAGGCGACGGTCATCAGCATCTTTATCTGgcagcagctcttcctcctcttcctcgcgttCCCGATCACCACCAAAGAAACCACCTAAAAGAACTGTGTCCAGTCCTCCTCGTAAAACACGTAGACTGTCTCCTTCTGCAAGTCCTCCTAGGCGAAGGCACAGACCATCCCCACCAGCAAGTCCACCTCCAAAACCACGTAGGTCTCCAACACCCCAGCAGTCAAATCGTGCAAGAAAAAGCCGTGGCTCTGTTTCTCCTGGCAGAGCATCAG CAACCAAACATAAGAGTACTGAAAAAAGAGAATCTCCTTCGCCAGCACCAAAACCAAGGAAAGCAGAACTGTCTGAATCAG AAGAAGATAAAGGAGGTAAAATGGCTGCAGCAGATTCTGTGCAACAGAGGCGTCAGTACAGAAGGCAGAATCAGCAGTCCTCATCTG ATTCTGGTTCATCATCTTCATCTGAAGAGGAACGACCTAAAAGATCCAATGTGAAGAATGGGGAAGTTGGTAGGCGCCGACGCCATTCACATTCACGTAGTCCATCGCCTTCTCCACGAAAACGACAGAAGGAATCTTCCCCTCG TAGGCGGAGGAGAAGTCCATCGCCCCCACCAGCCAGGCGACGACGCTCTCCTTCACCTGCCCCTCCTCCAAGGCGGCGGCGGTCGCCTTCATTACCTCGTCGAAG GTCTCCATCACCACCCCCACGCAGACGCTCACCCTCTCCAAGAAGATATTCTCCACCGATACAGAGACGATATTCTCCTTCTCCACCTCCTAAGAGAAGAACAAcgtctcctcttccccctcctaaACGAAGGGCATCACCTTCTCCACAGTCAAAACGCAGAGTCTCCCATTCACCACCGCCAAAACAAAGGAGCTCTCCAGCTGCTAAGAGGCGTTCACCTTCGGTATCTTCCAAGCACAGGAAGGGGTCTCCTCCCAGTAGGTCTAATCGGGAAGCACGTTCGCCGCCACAAAACAAAAGGCATTCACCTTCACCTCGGCCTAGAGCTTCTCATACCTCTGCAAGCCCACCGCCACTGCGAAGAGGAGCTTCAGCTTCACCTCAGAGAAGACAGTCTCCATCTCCAAGCACTAGACCCATCCGGAGGGTGTCAAGGACACCAGAACCTAAGAAGacaaa ggCTTCCACGCCAAGTCCGCGATCTGCAAGACGGGTGTCTTCATCAAGATCTGCCTCAGGATCACCTGAGCCAGCACCGAAAAAACATCAAGGACCTCCATCTCCTACTCGGTCTCGTTCACCTTCTGCAAACTGGTCACCTGCAAAAAAGGCTAAAAGTCCAACTCAGAGCCCATCACCTGCAAGG AATTCAGATCAAGAAGGTggtgggaagaagaagaagaaaaagaaggataaGAAGCataaaaaggataaaaagcaCAAGAAACACAAAAAACATAAGAAGGAGaaggctgcagcagctgcagcagctgctgctgtggctgcagcAGATACCACCTCAACACAGGAAGACCAGGAGGCAGAGACAGAACCCAAAAAG GAGACAGAAAGTGAAGCAGAAGACAACCTGGATGATCTAGAAAAACACCTGCGAGAGAAGGCACTGAGGTCAATGAGGAAGGCGCAAGTGTCACCACCATCTTAG
- the SRRM1 gene encoding serine/arginine repetitive matrix protein 1 isoform X3: MDAGFFRGTSAEQDNRFSNKQKKLLKQLKFAECLEKKVDMSKVNLEVIKPWITKRVTEILGFEDDVVIEFIFNQLEVKNPDSKMMQINLTGFLNGKNAREFMGELWPLLLSAQENIAGIPTAFLELKKEEIKQRQIEQEKLASMKKQDEDKEKRDKEDKDNREKRDRSRSPRRRKSRSPSPRRRSSPVRRERKRSHSRSPHHRTKSRSATPAPEKKEATPEPEPSLKPKETIVQEATSNSDIPKVPKPEPPVPETKETSPERNSKKEREKEKEKTRQRSPTRSKSRSRSRSRSPSHSRPRRRHRSRSRRRPSPRRRPSPRRRSPPRRMPPPPRHRRSRSPVRRRRRSSASLSGSSSSSSSSRSRSPPKKPPKRTVSSPPRKTRRLSPSASPPRRRHRPSPPASPPPKPRRSPTPQQSNRARKSRGSVSPGRASATKHKSTEKRESPSPAPKPRKAELSESEEDKGGKMAAADSVQQRRQYRRQNQQSSSDSGSSSSSEEERPKRSNVKNGEVGRRRRHSHSRSPSPSPRKRQKESSPRMQMEKRWQSPVVKSRRRRSPSPPPARRRRSPSPAPPPRRRRSPSLPRRRSPSPPPRRRSPSPRRYSPPIQRRYSPSPPPKRRTTSPLPPPKRRASPSPQSKRRVSHSPPPKQRSSPAAKRRSPSVSSKHRKGSPPSRSNREARSPPQNKRHSPSPRPRASHTSASPPPLRRGASASPQRRQSPSPSTRPIRRVSRTPEPKKTKASTPSPRSARRVSSSRSASGSPEPAPKKHQGPPSPTRSRSPSANWSPAKKAKSPTQSPSPARNSDQEGGGKKKKKKKDKKHKKDKKHKKHKKHKKEKAAAAAAAAAVAAADTTSTQEDQEAETEPKKETESEAEDNLDDLEKHLREKALRSMRKAQVSPPS, from the exons ATGGACGCGGGGTTCTTCCGC GGAACAAGCGCAGAACAGGACAATCGCTTCAGCAACAAGCAGAAGAAGCTGTTGAAGCAGTTGAAATTTGCAGAATGCCTAGAAAAGAAG GTGGACATGAGCAAAGTAAATCTGGAAGTAATCAAACCATGGATAACAAAACGAGTAACAGAAATCCTTGGATTTGAAGATGATGTAGTAATTGAATTTATATTCAACCAGTTGGAAGTGAAG AATCCAGATTCCAAAATGATGCAAATCAACCTGACTGGTTTTTTGAATGGAAAAAATGCTAGGGAGTTCATGGGGGAACTGTGGCCACTGCTGTTAAGTGCACAAGAAAACATTGCTGGTATTCCAACTGCCTTTCTGGaactgaagaaagaagaaataaaacagcgACAG ATAGAGCAAGAGAAACTGGCTTCTATGAAGAAACAAGATGAAGACAAGGAGAAGAGGGATAAGGAAGATaaagacaacagagaaaaaaGAGACAGATCCAGGAGTCCAAGAAG ACGCAAATCAAGGTCTCCTTCCCCTAGAAGGAGATCATCGCCTGTCAGAAGAGAGCGTAAACGCAGCCATTCTCGCTCCCCTCATCACAGAACCAAGAGCCGTAGTGCTACTCCTGCACCAGAAAAGAAAGAGGCGACTCCTGAGCCAGAACCCTCTCTGAAACCAAAGGAGACTATTGTTCAAGAGGCAACATCAAATAG tgatATCCCCAAAGTTCCCAAACCTGAACCTCCTGTACCAGAGACTAAGGAAACTTCACCAGAACGTAAttcaaaaaaggagagagagaaggagaaagagaagaccCGACAAAGATCCCCAACTCGGTCTAAATCAAGGTCAAGATCTCGGTCACGTTCCCCATCTCATTCTAGACCAAGAAGGCGTCATAGATCACGGTCAAG AAGGCGACCAAGCCCAAGACGACGACCATCTCCAAGGAGGAGGAGTCCTCCGAGACGAATGCCTCCCCCACCCAGACACAGAAGAAGCAGATCCCCTGTGAGGCG GAGGCGACGGTCATCAGCATCTTTATCTGgcagcagctcttcctcctcttcctcgcgttCCCGATCACCACCAAAGAAACCACCTAAAAGAACTGTGTCCAGTCCTCCTCGTAAAACACGTAGACTGTCTCCTTCTGCAAGTCCTCCTAGGCGAAGGCACAGACCATCCCCACCAGCAAGTCCACCTCCAAAACCACGTAGGTCTCCAACACCCCAGCAGTCAAATCGTGCAAGAAAAAGCCGTGGCTCTGTTTCTCCTGGCAGAGCATCAG CAACCAAACATAAGAGTACTGAAAAAAGAGAATCTCCTTCGCCAGCACCAAAACCAAGGAAAGCAGAACTGTCTGAATCAG AAGAAGATAAAGGAGGTAAAATGGCTGCAGCAGATTCTGTGCAACAGAGGCGTCAGTACAGAAGGCAGAATCAGCAGTCCTCATCTG ATTCTGGTTCATCATCTTCATCTGAAGAGGAACGACCTAAAAGATCCAATGTGAAGAATGGGGAAGTTGGTAGGCGCCGACGCCATTCACATTCACGTAGTCCATCGCCTTCTCCACGAAAACGACAGAAGGAATCTTCCCCTCG GATGCAGATGGAAAAGAGGTGGCAATCACCAGTGGTGAAAAG TAGGCGGAGGAGAAGTCCATCGCCCCCACCAGCCAGGCGACGACGCTCTCCTTCACCTGCCCCTCCTCCAAGGCGGCGGCGGTCGCCTTCATTACCTCGTCGAAG GTCTCCATCACCACCCCCACGCAGACGCTCACCCTCTCCAAGAAGATATTCTCCACCGATACAGAGACGATATTCTCCTTCTCCACCTCCTAAGAGAAGAACAAcgtctcctcttccccctcctaaACGAAGGGCATCACCTTCTCCACAGTCAAAACGCAGAGTCTCCCATTCACCACCGCCAAAACAAAGGAGCTCTCCAGCTGCTAAGAGGCGTTCACCTTCGGTATCTTCCAAGCACAGGAAGGGGTCTCCTCCCAGTAGGTCTAATCGGGAAGCACGTTCGCCGCCACAAAACAAAAGGCATTCACCTTCACCTCGGCCTAGAGCTTCTCATACCTCTGCAAGCCCACCGCCACTGCGAAGAGGAGCTTCAGCTTCACCTCAGAGAAGACAGTCTCCATCTCCAAGCACTAGACCCATCCGGAGGGTGTCAAGGACACCAGAACCTAAGAAGacaaa ggCTTCCACGCCAAGTCCGCGATCTGCAAGACGGGTGTCTTCATCAAGATCTGCCTCAGGATCACCTGAGCCAGCACCGAAAAAACATCAAGGACCTCCATCTCCTACTCGGTCTCGTTCACCTTCTGCAAACTGGTCACCTGCAAAAAAGGCTAAAAGTCCAACTCAGAGCCCATCACCTGCAAGG AATTCAGATCAAGAAGGTggtgggaagaagaagaagaaaaagaaggataaGAAGCataaaaaggataaaaagcaCAAGAAACACAAAAAACATAAGAAGGAGaaggctgcagcagctgcagcagctgctgctgtggctgcagcAGATACCACCTCAACACAGGAAGACCAGGAGGCAGAGACAGAACCCAAAAAG GAGACAGAAAGTGAAGCAGAAGACAACCTGGATGATCTAGAAAAACACCTGCGAGAGAAGGCACTGAGGTCAATGAGGAAGGCGCAAGTGTCACCACCATCTTAG
- the SRRM1 gene encoding serine/arginine repetitive matrix protein 1 isoform X2 produces the protein MDAGFFRGTSAEQDNRFSNKQKKLLKQLKFAECLEKKVDMSKVNLEVIKPWITKRVTEILGFEDDVVIEFIFNQLEVKNPDSKMMQINLTGFLNGKNAREFMGELWPLLLSAQENIAGIPTAFLELKKEEIKQRQIEQEKLASMKKQDEDKEKRDKEDKDNREKRDRSRSPRRRKSRSPSPRRRSSPVRRERKRSHSRSPHHRTKSRSATPAPEKKEATPEPEPSLKPKETIVQEATSNSDIPKVPKPEPPVPETKETSPERNSKKEREKEKEKTRQRSPTRSKSRSRSRSRSPSHSRPRRRHRSRSRSYSPRRRPSPRRRPSPRRRSPPRRMPPPPRHRRSRSPVRRRRRSSASLSGSSSSSSSSRSRSPPKKPPKRTVSSPPRKTRRLSPSASPPRRRHRPSPPASPPPKPRRSPTPQQSNRARKSRGSVSPGRASATKHKSTEKRESPSPAPKPRKAELSESEDKGGKMAAADSVQQRRQYRRQNQQSSSDSGSSSSSEEERPKRSNVKNGEVGRRRRHSHSRSPSPSPRKRQKESSPRMQMEKRWQSPVVKSRRRRSPSPPPARRRRSPSPAPPPRRRRSPSLPRRRSPSPPPRRRSPSPRRYSPPIQRRYSPSPPPKRRTTSPLPPPKRRASPSPQSKRRVSHSPPPKQRSSPAAKRRSPSVSSKHRKGSPPSRSNREARSPPQNKRHSPSPRPRASHTSASPPPLRRGASASPQRRQSPSPSTRPIRRVSRTPEPKKTKASTPSPRSARRVSSSRSASGSPEPAPKKHQGPPSPTRSRSPSANWSPAKKAKSPTQSPSPARNSDQEGGGKKKKKKKDKKHKKDKKHKKHKKHKKEKAAAAAAAAAVAAADTTSTQEDQEAETEPKKETESEAEDNLDDLEKHLREKALRSMRKAQVSPPS, from the exons ATGGACGCGGGGTTCTTCCGC GGAACAAGCGCAGAACAGGACAATCGCTTCAGCAACAAGCAGAAGAAGCTGTTGAAGCAGTTGAAATTTGCAGAATGCCTAGAAAAGAAG GTGGACATGAGCAAAGTAAATCTGGAAGTAATCAAACCATGGATAACAAAACGAGTAACAGAAATCCTTGGATTTGAAGATGATGTAGTAATTGAATTTATATTCAACCAGTTGGAAGTGAAG AATCCAGATTCCAAAATGATGCAAATCAACCTGACTGGTTTTTTGAATGGAAAAAATGCTAGGGAGTTCATGGGGGAACTGTGGCCACTGCTGTTAAGTGCACAAGAAAACATTGCTGGTATTCCAACTGCCTTTCTGGaactgaagaaagaagaaataaaacagcgACAG ATAGAGCAAGAGAAACTGGCTTCTATGAAGAAACAAGATGAAGACAAGGAGAAGAGGGATAAGGAAGATaaagacaacagagaaaaaaGAGACAGATCCAGGAGTCCAAGAAG ACGCAAATCAAGGTCTCCTTCCCCTAGAAGGAGATCATCGCCTGTCAGAAGAGAGCGTAAACGCAGCCATTCTCGCTCCCCTCATCACAGAACCAAGAGCCGTAGTGCTACTCCTGCACCAGAAAAGAAAGAGGCGACTCCTGAGCCAGAACCCTCTCTGAAACCAAAGGAGACTATTGTTCAAGAGGCAACATCAAATAG tgatATCCCCAAAGTTCCCAAACCTGAACCTCCTGTACCAGAGACTAAGGAAACTTCACCAGAACGTAAttcaaaaaaggagagagagaaggagaaagagaagaccCGACAAAGATCCCCAACTCGGTCTAAATCAAGGTCAAGATCTCGGTCACGTTCCCCATCTCATTCTAGACCAAGAAGGCGTCATAGATCACGGTCAAG GTCTTACTCCCCTAGAAGGCGACCAAGCCCAAGACGACGACCATCTCCAAGGAGGAGGAGTCCTCCGAGACGAATGCCTCCCCCACCCAGACACAGAAGAAGCAGATCCCCTGTGAGGCG GAGGCGACGGTCATCAGCATCTTTATCTGgcagcagctcttcctcctcttcctcgcgttCCCGATCACCACCAAAGAAACCACCTAAAAGAACTGTGTCCAGTCCTCCTCGTAAAACACGTAGACTGTCTCCTTCTGCAAGTCCTCCTAGGCGAAGGCACAGACCATCCCCACCAGCAAGTCCACCTCCAAAACCACGTAGGTCTCCAACACCCCAGCAGTCAAATCGTGCAAGAAAAAGCCGTGGCTCTGTTTCTCCTGGCAGAGCATCAG CAACCAAACATAAGAGTACTGAAAAAAGAGAATCTCCTTCGCCAGCACCAAAACCAAGGAAAGCAGAACTGTCTGAATCAG AAGATAAAGGAGGTAAAATGGCTGCAGCAGATTCTGTGCAACAGAGGCGTCAGTACAGAAGGCAGAATCAGCAGTCCTCATCTG ATTCTGGTTCATCATCTTCATCTGAAGAGGAACGACCTAAAAGATCCAATGTGAAGAATGGGGAAGTTGGTAGGCGCCGACGCCATTCACATTCACGTAGTCCATCGCCTTCTCCACGAAAACGACAGAAGGAATCTTCCCCTCG GATGCAGATGGAAAAGAGGTGGCAATCACCAGTGGTGAAAAG TAGGCGGAGGAGAAGTCCATCGCCCCCACCAGCCAGGCGACGACGCTCTCCTTCACCTGCCCCTCCTCCAAGGCGGCGGCGGTCGCCTTCATTACCTCGTCGAAG GTCTCCATCACCACCCCCACGCAGACGCTCACCCTCTCCAAGAAGATATTCTCCACCGATACAGAGACGATATTCTCCTTCTCCACCTCCTAAGAGAAGAACAAcgtctcctcttccccctcctaaACGAAGGGCATCACCTTCTCCACAGTCAAAACGCAGAGTCTCCCATTCACCACCGCCAAAACAAAGGAGCTCTCCAGCTGCTAAGAGGCGTTCACCTTCGGTATCTTCCAAGCACAGGAAGGGGTCTCCTCCCAGTAGGTCTAATCGGGAAGCACGTTCGCCGCCACAAAACAAAAGGCATTCACCTTCACCTCGGCCTAGAGCTTCTCATACCTCTGCAAGCCCACCGCCACTGCGAAGAGGAGCTTCAGCTTCACCTCAGAGAAGACAGTCTCCATCTCCAAGCACTAGACCCATCCGGAGGGTGTCAAGGACACCAGAACCTAAGAAGacaaa ggCTTCCACGCCAAGTCCGCGATCTGCAAGACGGGTGTCTTCATCAAGATCTGCCTCAGGATCACCTGAGCCAGCACCGAAAAAACATCAAGGACCTCCATCTCCTACTCGGTCTCGTTCACCTTCTGCAAACTGGTCACCTGCAAAAAAGGCTAAAAGTCCAACTCAGAGCCCATCACCTGCAAGG AATTCAGATCAAGAAGGTggtgggaagaagaagaagaaaaagaaggataaGAAGCataaaaaggataaaaagcaCAAGAAACACAAAAAACATAAGAAGGAGaaggctgcagcagctgcagcagctgctgctgtggctgcagcAGATACCACCTCAACACAGGAAGACCAGGAGGCAGAGACAGAACCCAAAAAG GAGACAGAAAGTGAAGCAGAAGACAACCTGGATGATCTAGAAAAACACCTGCGAGAGAAGGCACTGAGGTCAATGAGGAAGGCGCAAGTGTCACCACCATCTTAG
- the SRRM1 gene encoding serine/arginine repetitive matrix protein 1 isoform X7 has product MSKVNLEVIKPWITKRVTEILGFEDDVVIEFIFNQLEVKNPDSKMMQINLTGFLNGKNAREFMGELWPLLLSAQENIAGIPTAFLELKKEEIKQRQIEQEKLASMKKQDEDKEKRDKEDKDNREKRDRSRSPRRRKSRSPSPRRRSSPVRRERKRSHSRSPHHRTKSRSATPAPEKKEATPEPEPSLKPKETIVQEATSNSDIPKVPKPEPPVPETKETSPERNSKKEREKEKEKTRQRSPTRSKSRSRSRSRSPSHSRPRRRHRSRSRSYSPRRRPSPRRRPSPRRRSPPRRMPPPPRHRRSRSPVRRRRRSSASLSGSSSSSSSSRSRSPPKKPPKRTVSSPPRKTRRLSPSASPPRRRHRPSPPASPPPKPRRSPTPQQSNRARKSRGSVSPGRASATKHKSTEKRESPSPAPKPRKAELSESEEDKGGKMAAADSVQQRRQYRRQNQQSSSDSGSSSSSEEERPKRSNVKNGEVGRRRRHSHSRSPSPSPRKRQKESSPRMQMEKRWQSPVVKSRRRRSPSPPPARRRRSPSPAPPPRRRRSPSLPRRRSPSPPPRRRSPSPRRYSPPIQRRYSPSPPPKRRTTSPLPPPKRRASPSPQSKRRVSHSPPPKQRSSPAAKRRSPSVSSKHRKGSPPSRSNREARSPPQNKRHSPSPRPRASHTSASPPPLRRGASASPQRRQSPSPSTRPIRRVSRTPEPKKTKASTPSPRSARRVSSSRSASGSPEPAPKKHQGPPSPTRSRSPSANWSPAKKAKSPTQSPSPARNSDQEGGGKKKKKKKDKKHKKDKKHKKHKKHKKEKAAAAAAAAAVAAADTTSTQEDQEAETEPKKETESEAEDNLDDLEKHLREKALRSMRKAQVSPPS; this is encoded by the exons ATGAGCAAAGTAAATCTGGAAGTAATCAAACCATGGATAACAAAACGAGTAACAGAAATCCTTGGATTTGAAGATGATGTAGTAATTGAATTTATATTCAACCAGTTGGAAGTGAAG AATCCAGATTCCAAAATGATGCAAATCAACCTGACTGGTTTTTTGAATGGAAAAAATGCTAGGGAGTTCATGGGGGAACTGTGGCCACTGCTGTTAAGTGCACAAGAAAACATTGCTGGTATTCCAACTGCCTTTCTGGaactgaagaaagaagaaataaaacagcgACAG ATAGAGCAAGAGAAACTGGCTTCTATGAAGAAACAAGATGAAGACAAGGAGAAGAGGGATAAGGAAGATaaagacaacagagaaaaaaGAGACAGATCCAGGAGTCCAAGAAG ACGCAAATCAAGGTCTCCTTCCCCTAGAAGGAGATCATCGCCTGTCAGAAGAGAGCGTAAACGCAGCCATTCTCGCTCCCCTCATCACAGAACCAAGAGCCGTAGTGCTACTCCTGCACCAGAAAAGAAAGAGGCGACTCCTGAGCCAGAACCCTCTCTGAAACCAAAGGAGACTATTGTTCAAGAGGCAACATCAAATAG tgatATCCCCAAAGTTCCCAAACCTGAACCTCCTGTACCAGAGACTAAGGAAACTTCACCAGAACGTAAttcaaaaaaggagagagagaaggagaaagagaagaccCGACAAAGATCCCCAACTCGGTCTAAATCAAGGTCAAGATCTCGGTCACGTTCCCCATCTCATTCTAGACCAAGAAGGCGTCATAGATCACGGTCAAG GTCTTACTCCCCTAGAAGGCGACCAAGCCCAAGACGACGACCATCTCCAAGGAGGAGGAGTCCTCCGAGACGAATGCCTCCCCCACCCAGACACAGAAGAAGCAGATCCCCTGTGAGGCG GAGGCGACGGTCATCAGCATCTTTATCTGgcagcagctcttcctcctcttcctcgcgttCCCGATCACCACCAAAGAAACCACCTAAAAGAACTGTGTCCAGTCCTCCTCGTAAAACACGTAGACTGTCTCCTTCTGCAAGTCCTCCTAGGCGAAGGCACAGACCATCCCCACCAGCAAGTCCACCTCCAAAACCACGTAGGTCTCCAACACCCCAGCAGTCAAATCGTGCAAGAAAAAGCCGTGGCTCTGTTTCTCCTGGCAGAGCATCAG CAACCAAACATAAGAGTACTGAAAAAAGAGAATCTCCTTCGCCAGCACCAAAACCAAGGAAAGCAGAACTGTCTGAATCAG AAGAAGATAAAGGAGGTAAAATGGCTGCAGCAGATTCTGTGCAACAGAGGCGTCAGTACAGAAGGCAGAATCAGCAGTCCTCATCTG ATTCTGGTTCATCATCTTCATCTGAAGAGGAACGACCTAAAAGATCCAATGTGAAGAATGGGGAAGTTGGTAGGCGCCGACGCCATTCACATTCACGTAGTCCATCGCCTTCTCCACGAAAACGACAGAAGGAATCTTCCCCTCG GATGCAGATGGAAAAGAGGTGGCAATCACCAGTGGTGAAAAG TAGGCGGAGGAGAAGTCCATCGCCCCCACCAGCCAGGCGACGACGCTCTCCTTCACCTGCCCCTCCTCCAAGGCGGCGGCGGTCGCCTTCATTACCTCGTCGAAG GTCTCCATCACCACCCCCACGCAGACGCTCACCCTCTCCAAGAAGATATTCTCCACCGATACAGAGACGATATTCTCCTTCTCCACCTCCTAAGAGAAGAACAAcgtctcctcttccccctcctaaACGAAGGGCATCACCTTCTCCACAGTCAAAACGCAGAGTCTCCCATTCACCACCGCCAAAACAAAGGAGCTCTCCAGCTGCTAAGAGGCGTTCACCTTCGGTATCTTCCAAGCACAGGAAGGGGTCTCCTCCCAGTAGGTCTAATCGGGAAGCACGTTCGCCGCCACAAAACAAAAGGCATTCACCTTCACCTCGGCCTAGAGCTTCTCATACCTCTGCAAGCCCACCGCCACTGCGAAGAGGAGCTTCAGCTTCACCTCAGAGAAGACAGTCTCCATCTCCAAGCACTAGACCCATCCGGAGGGTGTCAAGGACACCAGAACCTAAGAAGacaaa ggCTTCCACGCCAAGTCCGCGATCTGCAAGACGGGTGTCTTCATCAAGATCTGCCTCAGGATCACCTGAGCCAGCACCGAAAAAACATCAAGGACCTCCATCTCCTACTCGGTCTCGTTCACCTTCTGCAAACTGGTCACCTGCAAAAAAGGCTAAAAGTCCAACTCAGAGCCCATCACCTGCAAGG AATTCAGATCAAGAAGGTggtgggaagaagaagaagaaaaagaaggataaGAAGCataaaaaggataaaaagcaCAAGAAACACAAAAAACATAAGAAGGAGaaggctgcagcagctgcagcagctgctgctgtggctgcagcAGATACCACCTCAACACAGGAAGACCAGGAGGCAGAGACAGAACCCAAAAAG GAGACAGAAAGTGAAGCAGAAGACAACCTGGATGATCTAGAAAAACACCTGCGAGAGAAGGCACTGAGGTCAATGAGGAAGGCGCAAGTGTCACCACCATCTTAG